A region from the Sandaracinus amylolyticus genome encodes:
- the glmU gene encoding bifunctional UDP-N-acetylglucosamine diphosphorylase/glucosamine-1-phosphate N-acetyltransferase GlmU: protein MTNIAADRPLAAVVLAAGQGTRMKSSLPKVLHPVCGLPMVAWVVRSALASGARRVVVVVGHGREAVEADLRARFGSEVEIAVQSEQRGTGHAVMCGMEPLADFEGDVAILCGDVPLLEKGAIDALLAARRASGAGPVALLTSVLDDPTGYGRILRDAKGHVVGIREHKDASPEERAIKEWNAGVYCVDASFLRASLAKLTPANAQKELYLTDVVAMAGAQGGATGIRWSAESVQGVNDRFQLSEVEAVMRRRIARRLGESGVTIRDAATLYVGADVVVEPDAVLEANVTLRGKTKIGAGARIDVGCVLEDVEVAPGANLKPYTVASQSKVGEAAQVGPFSHLRPDSELGPDVHVGNFVELKKTRMGRGSKANHLAYLGDGLVGEKVNVGAGTIFCNYDGYRKSTTILEDGAFIGSDSHLVAPVRVGKGAYVATGTTVTKDVPDDALAVGRAKQENKLGYASRLKAKLKSAADADKAEKQKK, encoded by the coding sequence ATGACCAACATCGCTGCGGATCGTCCCCTCGCCGCCGTCGTGCTCGCCGCTGGGCAGGGCACGCGCATGAAGAGCTCGCTGCCCAAGGTGCTGCACCCCGTGTGCGGGCTCCCGATGGTCGCGTGGGTGGTGCGCAGCGCGCTCGCGTCGGGCGCGCGCCGCGTCGTCGTCGTGGTCGGGCACGGTCGCGAGGCGGTCGAGGCCGATCTCCGTGCGCGCTTCGGCAGCGAGGTGGAGATCGCGGTGCAGTCGGAGCAGCGCGGCACCGGGCACGCGGTGATGTGCGGGATGGAGCCGCTCGCCGACTTCGAGGGCGACGTCGCGATCCTCTGCGGCGACGTGCCGCTGCTCGAGAAGGGCGCGATCGATGCGCTGCTCGCGGCGCGTCGCGCGAGCGGCGCGGGCCCGGTCGCGCTGCTCACGAGCGTGCTCGACGATCCGACCGGCTACGGGCGCATCCTCCGCGACGCGAAGGGCCACGTCGTCGGCATCCGCGAGCACAAGGACGCGTCGCCCGAAGAGCGCGCGATCAAGGAGTGGAACGCGGGCGTGTACTGCGTCGACGCGTCGTTCCTGCGCGCGTCGCTCGCGAAGCTGACGCCCGCGAACGCGCAGAAGGAGCTCTACCTCACCGACGTCGTCGCGATGGCGGGCGCGCAGGGCGGTGCGACCGGGATCCGCTGGAGCGCGGAGAGCGTGCAGGGCGTCAACGATCGCTTCCAGCTGAGCGAGGTCGAGGCGGTGATGCGGCGTCGCATCGCGCGCCGGCTCGGCGAGAGCGGCGTGACGATCCGCGATGCCGCGACGCTCTACGTGGGCGCCGACGTCGTGGTCGAGCCCGACGCGGTGCTCGAGGCGAACGTCACGCTGCGCGGCAAGACGAAGATCGGCGCGGGCGCGCGCATCGACGTCGGCTGCGTGCTCGAGGACGTGGAAGTGGCACCCGGTGCCAATTTGAAGCCGTACACCGTCGCGTCGCAGTCGAAGGTCGGCGAGGCAGCGCAGGTCGGTCCGTTCTCGCACCTTCGTCCCGACAGCGAGCTCGGGCCCGACGTGCACGTCGGCAACTTCGTCGAGCTCAAGAAGACGCGCATGGGCCGCGGCAGCAAGGCGAACCACCTCGCGTACCTCGGTGACGGCCTCGTCGGCGAGAAGGTGAACGTCGGCGCGGGCACGATCTTCTGCAACTACGACGGGTACCGGAAGAGCACGACGATCCTCGAGGACGGCGCGTTCATCGGGAGCGACTCGCACCTCGTGGCGCCGGTGCGCGTGGGCAAGGGCGCGTACGTCGCGACCGGCACCACGGTGACCAAGGACGTGCCCGACGACGCGCTCGCGGTCGGCCGCGCGAAGCAGGAGAACAAGCTCGGCTACGCGTCGCGCCTCAAGGCGAAGCTGAAGAGCGCGGCCGACGCCGACAAGGCCGAGAAGCAGAAGAAGTGA
- a CDS encoding glycosyltransferase, whose product MGGLAEVGCVLIGRNEGVRLVRCFDSLSALLAPGDATRVVYVDSGSTDGSVAAARARGIEVVELDPSVPFTAARARNAGVERLLEIAPALRYVQFVDGDCEVMPGWIETARARLDADRDLAVVCGRRRERRPDASVWNRITDVEWDTPVGDAAACGGDSMMRLDAFRAAGGFDATLIAGEEPDLCARMRDLGWRIERVDAEMTLHDAAMTRASQWWKRCVRSGHASAEHAYRRARVRGVRARSAENRIWLWGALVPAAAAGLAVPTFGASLALLGGYPLSAWRAYRATRRRGRRRRDAATYAVAITIAKFAELQGVLQFHRARLRGERVRLIEYK is encoded by the coding sequence ATGGGTGGTCTCGCCGAGGTCGGGTGCGTCCTGATCGGGCGCAACGAGGGCGTGCGGCTCGTCCGCTGCTTCGACTCGCTGTCCGCGCTGCTCGCGCCCGGGGATGCGACACGCGTCGTCTACGTCGACTCGGGATCGACCGACGGCAGCGTCGCCGCCGCGCGTGCGCGCGGGATCGAGGTCGTCGAGCTGGATCCATCGGTGCCGTTCACCGCGGCGCGCGCGCGCAACGCAGGCGTCGAGCGGTTGCTCGAGATCGCGCCCGCGCTGCGCTACGTGCAGTTCGTCGACGGCGACTGCGAGGTGATGCCGGGGTGGATCGAGACCGCGCGCGCGCGGCTCGATGCCGATCGCGACCTCGCGGTGGTGTGCGGGCGTCGTCGCGAGCGCAGGCCCGACGCGAGCGTGTGGAACCGCATCACCGACGTCGAGTGGGACACGCCGGTCGGCGATGCCGCCGCGTGCGGCGGCGACTCGATGATGCGGCTCGACGCGTTCCGCGCGGCGGGTGGCTTCGACGCGACCCTCATCGCCGGCGAGGAGCCCGATCTCTGCGCGCGCATGCGCGACCTCGGGTGGCGGATCGAGCGCGTCGACGCCGAGATGACGCTGCACGACGCGGCGATGACGCGCGCGTCGCAGTGGTGGAAGCGCTGCGTGCGATCGGGGCACGCCTCGGCGGAGCACGCCTACCGTCGCGCGCGGGTGCGCGGCGTGCGCGCGCGCAGCGCGGAGAACCGCATCTGGCTGTGGGGCGCGCTCGTGCCCGCGGCAGCGGCCGGGCTCGCGGTGCCGACGTTCGGCGCGAGCCTGGCGCTGCTCGGTGGCTATCCGCTCTCCGCGTGGCGCGCCTACCGCGCGACGCGCCGCCGCGGGCGGCGGCGGCGCGACGCCGCGACCTACGCCGTCGCGATCACGATCGCGAAGTTCGCGGAGCTGCAGGGCGTGCTGCAGTTCCATCGCGCGCGGCTGCGCGGCGAGCGCGTGCGGCTCATCGAGTACAAGTGA
- a CDS encoding cation diffusion facilitator family transporter, whose amino-acid sequence MSSGRDPNVARLTYASIAGSLAMSIALLLVHFAFGSQLALAQAADSISDMLAGAALVWAVRQAAQPADDDHPLGHARAEPLAALVVAVLAGVLSVEVLRTAVVALATGAQAELDWPVAVAFLAKIVFKGTIAALASRALARRANPALDALRVDARNDVLVGSVALVGYALARWQMPAVDSVLAIVIAIYVGFAGVRLARENVGLVMGAAAPADRKHELARIAAQVDGVRAVDELVATWSGASLHVHVEIAVPPTMPIHAAHDIAHAVEARLGREDDVARVVVHVNPATA is encoded by the coding sequence GTGTCGTCCGGTCGGGACCCCAACGTCGCGCGGCTCACCTACGCGAGCATCGCGGGCAGCCTCGCGATGTCGATCGCGCTGCTGCTCGTGCACTTCGCGTTCGGCAGCCAGCTCGCGCTCGCGCAGGCCGCGGACTCGATCTCGGACATGCTCGCGGGCGCCGCGCTGGTGTGGGCGGTGCGCCAGGCGGCGCAGCCCGCCGACGACGATCATCCGCTCGGGCACGCGCGCGCCGAGCCGCTCGCCGCGCTCGTCGTCGCGGTGCTCGCCGGCGTGCTCTCGGTCGAGGTGCTGCGCACCGCGGTGGTCGCCCTCGCGACCGGCGCCCAGGCCGAGCTCGACTGGCCGGTCGCGGTCGCGTTCCTCGCGAAGATCGTCTTCAAGGGCACCATCGCGGCGCTCGCCTCGCGCGCCCTCGCCCGCCGCGCGAACCCCGCGCTCGACGCGCTCCGGGTCGACGCGCGCAACGACGTGCTCGTCGGGTCGGTCGCGCTGGTCGGCTACGCGCTCGCGCGCTGGCAGATGCCCGCGGTCGACTCGGTGCTCGCGATCGTGATCGCGATCTACGTCGGGTTCGCGGGGGTGCGCCTCGCGCGCGAGAACGTCGGGCTGGTCATGGGCGCAGCCGCGCCCGCGGATCGCAAGCACGAGCTCGCGCGCATCGCCGCGCAGGTCGACGGGGTCCGCGCGGTCGACGAGCTGGTCGCGACCTGGTCGGGCGCGTCGCTCCACGTCCACGTCGAGATCGCGGTCCCCCCCACGATGCCGATCCACGCGGCGCACGACATCGCGCACGCGGTCGAGGCCCGCCTCGGCCGCGAGGACGACGTCGCGCGGGTGGTCGTGCACGTGAACCCCGCGACGGCCTGA
- a CDS encoding ArsA family ATPase yields MPSSLRDVLDSHRVVVCVGSGGVGKTTTAASLALHAAMHGRRVLCLTIDPAKRLANSLGLNEMTTEEQVVPKTLFDAQGLAMRGALSAMMLDTKRTFDELVRRTASSPERAERILGNKLYQYISTSLAGTQEYMAMEKLHAVKNDPRYDLIVLDTPPTSNALDFLDAPERLAGLVDSPAMRWFVQAFEGAGKLSLNLVGKGAAFLLRGLSKFTGTGFLEEVAAFITDFNDLFGGFRARAQEVANDFRSAEVAFVIVTSPAPLAIEEAIYFGERLAEAGMRRDAFVINQVHQLIAEPSAPTSQLEAEAKAHLPEDVDAAKMVARMRRALDDARLRAVADRLEADRLKNRSGKDALYVEVPVLEHDVHDLGSLARVASYLVGERQNEVVTH; encoded by the coding sequence ATGCCGAGCTCGCTGCGGGACGTCCTCGACTCTCATCGCGTCGTCGTGTGCGTCGGGTCCGGAGGCGTCGGCAAGACCACGACCGCTGCGTCGCTCGCGCTGCACGCCGCGATGCACGGACGTCGCGTGCTCTGTCTGACGATCGACCCCGCGAAGCGCCTCGCGAACAGCCTCGGGCTGAACGAGATGACGACGGAGGAGCAGGTCGTCCCGAAGACGCTCTTCGACGCGCAGGGCCTGGCGATGCGCGGTGCGCTGAGCGCGATGATGCTCGACACCAAGCGCACGTTCGACGAGCTCGTGCGGCGCACCGCGTCGAGCCCCGAGCGCGCCGAGCGCATCCTCGGCAACAAGCTCTACCAGTACATCTCGACGTCGCTCGCGGGCACGCAGGAGTACATGGCGATGGAGAAGCTCCACGCCGTGAAGAACGACCCGCGCTACGACCTCATCGTCCTCGACACGCCGCCGACGTCGAACGCGCTCGACTTCCTCGACGCGCCCGAGCGGCTCGCGGGGCTCGTCGACTCACCGGCGATGCGCTGGTTCGTCCAGGCGTTCGAGGGCGCGGGCAAGCTCTCGCTGAACCTCGTGGGCAAGGGCGCGGCGTTCCTGCTGCGTGGCCTCTCGAAGTTCACGGGCACCGGCTTCCTCGAGGAGGTCGCGGCGTTCATCACCGACTTCAACGATCTGTTCGGTGGCTTCCGGGCGCGCGCGCAGGAGGTCGCGAACGACTTCCGCTCGGCCGAGGTCGCATTCGTGATCGTCACGAGCCCGGCGCCGCTCGCGATCGAAGAGGCGATCTACTTCGGCGAGCGCCTCGCCGAGGCGGGCATGCGGCGCGACGCGTTCGTGATCAACCAGGTGCACCAGCTGATCGCGGAGCCGAGCGCGCCGACGTCGCAGCTCGAGGCCGAGGCGAAGGCGCACCTGCCGGAGGACGTCGACGCGGCGAAGATGGTCGCGCGGATGCGTCGCGCGCTCGACGACGCGCGCCTGCGCGCGGTGGCGGATCGGCTCGAGGCGGATCGCCTGAAGAACCGCAGCGGCAAGGACGCGCTCTACGTCGAGGTGCCGGTGCTCGAGCACGACGTGCACGACCTGGGATCGCTGGCGCGCGTCGCGAGCTACCTCGTCGGCGAGCGGCAGAACGAGGTCGTCACGCACTGA
- a CDS encoding LysR family transcriptional regulator, whose translation MDWDDVRHFLALARARSVRAAGAALGVSHSTVARRVEALEARLGVKLFDRHRDGYLLTDAGHEMVAGAERVEREMATLERGVAGQDARLEGAIRVTCTDPFIAKILVRSLASLCERHPGIELELSADAKYLDLSKREADVALRALALGASPPEHLIGRRLVPIVLCSYVGKAHAGRLDPDRGGGPTRWLGSNLDKVMQELVGSSSHPDVPLWGTFESMAVMIEAAHAGLGLIMVPTYAGDPDPELERLAKPDLRHVGDFWLLGHRDLRDNARLRAAREVITRGLLERLPLFRGEGDGWSENATLRTEVAPSARRARS comes from the coding sequence GTGGACTGGGACGACGTGCGACATTTCCTCGCGCTCGCCCGGGCGCGCTCGGTCCGCGCGGCGGGCGCCGCGCTCGGAGTGAGCCACTCGACGGTCGCGCGGCGCGTCGAGGCGCTCGAGGCGCGGCTCGGCGTGAAGCTGTTCGACCGCCATCGCGACGGCTATCTCCTGACCGACGCGGGCCACGAGATGGTCGCGGGCGCGGAGCGCGTCGAGCGAGAGATGGCGACGCTCGAGCGTGGCGTCGCGGGTCAGGACGCGCGCCTCGAAGGCGCGATCCGGGTGACGTGCACCGACCCGTTCATCGCGAAGATCCTGGTCCGCAGCCTCGCGTCGCTCTGCGAGCGACACCCGGGCATCGAGCTCGAGCTGAGCGCGGACGCGAAGTACCTGGATCTCTCGAAGCGCGAGGCCGACGTCGCGCTGCGCGCGCTCGCGCTGGGCGCGTCGCCACCCGAGCACCTGATCGGACGGCGGCTCGTCCCGATCGTGCTGTGCAGCTACGTCGGGAAGGCGCACGCGGGCAGGCTCGATCCCGATCGCGGGGGAGGTCCCACGCGCTGGCTCGGCTCGAACCTCGACAAGGTGATGCAGGAGCTGGTCGGCTCGTCGAGCCATCCCGACGTTCCGCTCTGGGGCACGTTCGAGTCGATGGCCGTCATGATCGAGGCGGCGCACGCGGGCCTCGGTCTGATCATGGTGCCGACGTACGCCGGAGATCCCGACCCCGAGCTCGAGCGCCTCGCGAAGCCGGACCTGCGGCACGTCGGCGACTTCTGGCTCCTCGGCCACCGCGACCTCCGCGACAACGCGCGACTCCGCGCGGCGCGCGAGGTGATCACGCGAGGGCTGCTGGAGCGCCTGCCACTGTTTCGCGGCGAGGGCGACGGGTGGTCCGAAAACGCGACGCTGCGTACCGAAGTTGCGCCGAGCGCGCGTCGCGCACGGTCGTAG
- a CDS encoding DUF4397 domain-containing protein: MRAWRWLACASVVVLASCGDDSPETALRVVHLSADAPRIDVFVDGEGPIVSGVAFAEGSDAIHVAPGDRDVQIAAAGDGADEAVVTLSGVSIADGRRYTAVAFGALARVQASVVEDDASGIASGETRVRVIHAAEGVGTVDLYVVPGTGAPEPLAENLRYGGASDPVDLEAGALVVGIDLDDDATPDRLFAIDALPERAVVNVFTAVDDEGTPFLLVQGPDDTERVDALRQRLRVVHLGPDAPSITPLVGDAALDPIAFGASTDYVDLAGGEAALELTTDGTSATSVLSVPLRLEQGRTYTAVAIGALASLDAVVFEDDTAGLSPIDVRVRAIHAAPTLGTVDVYAVAADGQTESLLSDVEFGDAAEPFDLPYGAYTLGIDRDDDATPDLYFSLPELEGGALANLYFAQDAEGDALVLAQLEGATTTRVDPSQSDVRVLHLSRDAPNVDVYAGSAVAAVTDLAFKAQSSVISVPSGALSIAVAATGSPTPLLDTDVRVMPGRAYTVVVYDDLASIDVVALEDDAAGLSSSNIRVPITHVAPGVTRGDVYELLGGGTTFGTQLVDDFGFGETEAPVDLPAGTYTIGFDAEADGDVQAIFDLPLLTPGTYARAYVFQEASGSVGVLVQLRSSVVVVPAR, from the coding sequence ATGCGTGCTTGGAGATGGCTCGCTTGCGCGAGCGTGGTGGTGCTTGCCAGCTGCGGCGACGACTCACCGGAGACTGCGCTGCGCGTCGTGCACCTGAGCGCGGACGCGCCGCGGATCGACGTGTTCGTCGATGGAGAAGGACCGATCGTGTCCGGTGTCGCGTTCGCGGAAGGAAGCGACGCGATCCACGTCGCGCCCGGCGATCGCGACGTGCAGATCGCGGCGGCGGGCGACGGTGCGGACGAGGCGGTCGTCACGCTGAGCGGCGTGAGCATCGCGGATGGTCGTCGCTACACCGCGGTCGCGTTCGGCGCGCTCGCGCGCGTGCAGGCGAGCGTCGTCGAGGACGACGCGTCGGGGATCGCGAGCGGTGAGACCCGCGTGCGCGTCATCCACGCCGCCGAGGGCGTCGGCACCGTCGATCTCTACGTCGTGCCCGGCACCGGCGCGCCCGAGCCCCTCGCCGAGAACCTGCGCTACGGCGGCGCCTCCGATCCCGTCGACCTCGAGGCCGGCGCGCTCGTCGTGGGCATCGATCTCGACGACGACGCGACCCCGGATCGGCTCTTCGCGATCGACGCGCTCCCCGAGCGCGCCGTCGTCAACGTCTTCACCGCGGTCGACGACGAGGGCACGCCGTTCCTGCTGGTGCAGGGGCCCGACGACACCGAGCGCGTCGATGCGCTCCGGCAGCGCCTGCGCGTCGTGCACCTCGGCCCCGATGCGCCATCGATCACGCCGCTCGTCGGCGACGCGGCGCTCGATCCGATCGCGTTCGGCGCGAGCACCGACTACGTCGATCTCGCGGGCGGCGAGGCCGCGCTCGAGCTCACGACCGACGGCACGAGCGCGACCTCGGTGCTCAGCGTGCCGCTGCGGCTCGAGCAGGGCCGCACGTACACCGCGGTCGCGATCGGCGCGCTCGCGAGCCTCGATGCGGTCGTGTTCGAGGACGACACCGCGGGGCTGTCGCCGATCGACGTGCGCGTCCGCGCGATCCACGCCGCGCCCACGCTCGGCACGGTCGACGTGTACGCGGTCGCCGCGGACGGCCAGACCGAGAGCCTGCTGAGCGACGTCGAATTCGGCGACGCCGCCGAGCCGTTCGATCTCCCGTACGGCGCGTACACGCTGGGCATCGATCGCGACGACGACGCCACGCCGGATCTCTATTTCTCGCTCCCCGAGCTCGAAGGCGGGGCGCTCGCGAACCTCTACTTCGCGCAGGACGCCGAGGGCGACGCGCTCGTGCTCGCGCAGCTCGAGGGCGCGACCACCACGCGCGTCGATCCCTCGCAGTCCGACGTGCGCGTGCTGCACCTCTCGCGCGACGCGCCGAACGTCGACGTGTACGCGGGCAGCGCCGTCGCGGCGGTCACCGACCTCGCGTTCAAGGCGCAGTCGAGCGTGATCTCGGTGCCGAGCGGCGCGCTGTCGATCGCCGTCGCCGCGACCGGCTCCCCGACGCCGCTGCTCGACACCGACGTCCGCGTGATGCCCGGTCGTGCGTACACCGTCGTCGTGTACGACGATCTCGCATCGATCGACGTCGTCGCGCTGGAGGACGACGCGGCGGGCCTCTCGTCGTCGAACATCCGCGTGCCGATCACCCACGTCGCGCCCGGCGTCACGCGCGGCGACGTGTACGAGCTGCTCGGCGGAGGCACCACCTTCGGCACCCAGCTCGTCGACGACTTCGGGTTCGGCGAGACCGAGGCGCCGGTCGATCTCCCCGCGGGCACCTACACGATCGGCTTCGACGCCGAGGCCGACGGCGACGTGCAGGCGATCTTCGATCTGCCGCTGCTGACGCCCGGCACGTATGCGCGCGCGTACGTCTTCCAGGAAGCGAGCGGGAGCGTCGGCGTGCTGGTGCAGCTGCGCAGCAGCGTCGTGGTCGTGCCGGCGCGGTAG
- a CDS encoding HAD-IG family 5'-nucleotidase: MSDALSALERAELPPPARRVFCNRTLNFRGIEAIGFDMDYTLVHYHVHVWEQRAYEHLKRRLVARGFPIEHLEFDPDIAALGLILDVPRGNLVKANRFGYVKRAAHGTRIMSFEDQRAAYERTVVDLADARWVFLNTLFSLSEACMFAQLVDLLDDGKLHVQRLSSPGVDPADPAGEGVMSYLQLYEVVRRSLDATHMEGELKAEIIAAPEQYVQLDEELPLALKDLRAAGKKLVIITNSEWHYTQAMMSYAFDRYMPDGQTWRDLFDLVIVAARKPAFFTERMPAFEVLDEAGRLFPVQGKLQLGKAYLGGNARLVESSLGIPGESLLFVGDHIFADVNVSKSVNRWRTCLVLRDLEGELEALESFKPVQRELSARMHDKELLEHRYSQMRIALQRLEHGYGPVPQGVTIGSLRARMRELRAELVALDERIGPLARKSGELVSPRWGLLLRTGNDKSHLARQIERHADVYTSRVSNFLYSTPFVYLRSPRGSLPHDSGPEGGVED; this comes from the coding sequence ATGTCCGATGCGCTCTCTGCGCTGGAGCGAGCCGAGCTCCCGCCTCCTGCTCGCCGCGTGTTCTGCAACCGAACCCTCAACTTCCGCGGCATCGAGGCGATCGGCTTCGACATGGACTACACGCTCGTGCACTACCACGTGCACGTGTGGGAGCAGCGCGCGTACGAGCACCTGAAGCGGCGGCTCGTCGCGCGTGGGTTCCCGATCGAGCACCTCGAGTTCGATCCCGACATCGCGGCGCTCGGCCTCATCCTCGACGTGCCGCGTGGCAACCTCGTCAAGGCCAACCGCTTCGGCTACGTGAAGCGCGCCGCGCACGGCACGCGCATCATGTCCTTCGAGGACCAGCGCGCCGCGTACGAGCGCACCGTCGTCGACCTCGCGGACGCGCGCTGGGTGTTCCTCAACACGCTCTTCTCGCTGAGCGAGGCGTGCATGTTCGCGCAGCTCGTCGACCTGCTCGACGACGGCAAGCTGCACGTGCAGCGGCTCTCGTCGCCCGGCGTCGACCCCGCCGATCCCGCGGGCGAGGGCGTGATGAGCTACCTGCAGCTCTACGAGGTCGTGCGCCGCAGCCTCGACGCGACGCACATGGAAGGCGAGCTCAAGGCGGAGATCATCGCGGCGCCCGAGCAGTACGTGCAGCTCGACGAGGAGCTCCCGCTCGCGCTCAAGGATCTGCGCGCCGCCGGCAAGAAGCTCGTGATCATCACGAACTCCGAGTGGCACTACACGCAGGCGATGATGTCGTACGCGTTCGATCGCTACATGCCCGACGGGCAGACGTGGCGCGACCTGTTCGACCTCGTGATCGTCGCCGCGCGCAAGCCCGCGTTCTTCACCGAGCGCATGCCCGCCTTCGAGGTGCTCGACGAGGCGGGGCGCCTCTTCCCGGTCCAGGGCAAGCTGCAGCTCGGCAAGGCGTACCTCGGGGGCAACGCGCGCCTCGTCGAGTCGAGCCTCGGCATCCCGGGCGAGTCGCTGCTCTTCGTCGGCGATCACATCTTCGCCGACGTGAACGTGAGCAAGAGCGTCAACCGCTGGCGCACCTGCCTCGTGCTGCGTGATCTCGAGGGCGAGCTCGAGGCGCTCGAGTCGTTCAAGCCGGTGCAGCGCGAGCTGAGCGCGCGCATGCACGACAAGGAGCTGCTCGAGCATCGCTACTCGCAGATGCGCATCGCGCTGCAGCGCCTCGAGCACGGCTACGGGCCGGTGCCCCAGGGCGTGACGATCGGCTCGCTGCGGGCGCGGATGCGCGAGCTGCGCGCGGAGCTGGTCGCGCTCGACGAGCGGATCGGGCCGCTCGCCCGCAAGTCGGGCGAGCTCGTGAGCCCGCGCTGGGGCCTGCTGCTGCGCACGGGCAACGACAAGAGCCACCTCGCGCGGCAGATCGAGCGCCACGCGGACGTGTACACGTCGCGGGTCTCGAACTTCCTGTACTCGACGCCGTTCGTGTACCTGCGCTCGCCACGCGGCTCGCTGCCGCACGACTCGGGCCCCGAGGGCGGCGTCGAGGACTGA
- a CDS encoding class I SAM-dependent methyltransferase, whose product MTTTSADAKFWDDIAEKYAAKPVEDVPAFERKKAITREHLRPDSTILEIGCGTGSLALEMSRHAGHVHAMDISTEMIRIANRKKETQRVTNVSFHVGTLDGGSPLGAAKVDGVWAYSILHLVQDRQRTLRTLFEALEPGGVFISSNVCLGDSWVPYGALLAVMRWLGKAPAVRIYDRATIVREMKDAGFVDVEEKDVGAERTVAFFVARKP is encoded by the coding sequence ATGACGACGACGAGCGCCGACGCGAAGTTCTGGGACGACATCGCCGAGAAGTACGCGGCCAAGCCGGTCGAGGACGTGCCGGCGTTCGAGCGCAAGAAGGCGATCACGCGCGAGCACCTGCGGCCCGACTCGACGATCCTGGAGATCGGATGCGGCACCGGCTCGCTCGCGCTCGAGATGTCGCGGCACGCCGGGCACGTGCACGCGATGGACATCTCGACGGAGATGATCCGGATCGCGAACCGGAAGAAGGAGACGCAACGCGTGACGAACGTCTCCTTCCACGTGGGCACGCTGGACGGCGGCAGCCCGCTGGGCGCGGCGAAGGTCGACGGCGTCTGGGCCTACTCGATCCTGCACCTCGTGCAGGATCGGCAGCGGACGTTGCGCACGCTGTTCGAGGCCCTCGAGCCGGGCGGCGTCTTCATCTCGTCCAACGTCTGCCTGGGTGACTCGTGGGTCCCCTACGGCGCCCTCCTCGCCGTGATGCGGTGGCTCGGCAAGGCGCCGGCGGTGCGCATCTACGATCGCGCGACGATCGTGCGCGAGATGAAGGACGCGGGCTTCGTCGACGTGGAGGAGAAGGACGTCGGCGCCGAGCGCACGGTGGCGTTCTTCGTGGCGCGGAAGCCGTGA
- a CDS encoding glutaredoxin family protein, with the protein MSMESERTPGARCPTHDIALSPSGDCIVCRRSLAPAAQPEPESSWGRALVGVAMVVVMAILALVTWPGADAEIASTIAREPEPVIPPAAAPPPPARTAMPPRSAPREPVESVPRAPTTPRVIQATPPLDRHALAAARRRVSIVMYSTSWCGACRQARAFLDQLEGVSYVDHDIDRDARARERMRALNPRGSIPTIDVEGRVFVGLSPSALERAIDDAARRHM; encoded by the coding sequence ATGAGCATGGAGAGCGAGCGCACGCCGGGCGCGCGCTGCCCAACGCACGACATCGCGTTGAGCCCGTCCGGCGATTGCATCGTGTGCCGGCGCTCGCTCGCGCCGGCGGCGCAGCCGGAGCCCGAGAGCTCGTGGGGACGCGCGCTCGTCGGCGTCGCGATGGTCGTGGTGATGGCGATCCTCGCGCTCGTCACCTGGCCCGGTGCGGACGCGGAGATCGCGTCGACGATCGCGCGCGAGCCCGAGCCCGTGATCCCACCTGCGGCTGCTCCTCCGCCGCCGGCACGCACGGCGATGCCGCCGCGGAGCGCGCCGCGCGAGCCGGTCGAGAGCGTCCCGCGCGCGCCGACGACGCCGCGCGTGATCCAGGCGACCCCGCCGCTCGATCGCCACGCGCTGGCAGCGGCGCGCCGCCGCGTGTCGATCGTCATGTACTCGACGTCGTGGTGCGGTGCGTGTCGCCAGGCGCGCGCGTTCCTCGATCAGCTCGAGGGCGTGAGCTACGTCGACCACGACATCGATCGCGACGCGCGGGCGCGCGAGCGCATGCGCGCGCTCAACCCGCGCGGCTCGATCCCGACCATCGACGTCGAGGGCCGCGTGTTCGTGGGCCTGAGCCCGAGCGCGCTCGAGCGCGCGATCGACGACGCCGCGCGCCGCCACATGTGA